The stretch of DNA AAAAATGGATAAGGACCGTTTTCGTCATAACCTTGGGGGTTTAGTGGAAGCGTATCAAGAGGTCTGGAACCGATTACACATGGGGAAAGATGCTTAAGGGAGTCATCACAGTGATGTTACAACAAAATGTGTTAGACGTTCAGGGCCAGGCTGTTCAAGGTGCTTTGAAACATTTGGGCTTCGAGTCCGTGGAGAAGGTTCGTATCGGCCGCCAAATTGAAATGATCTTACCTACAGAAGACCGAGAGGCTGCAAGTCTCCAACTAAGAGAAATGGCGGAGAAATTGTTAGCCAATCCAGTGATTGAATATTTCCAGATCGACATCAAGGAAGCTTGATGCATTGTGCCGTTCTCGTTTTTCCTGGTTCAAATTGTGATGTTGATCTCTACAAGGCAATTCTACAAATAAAGGGAGCAACAGCGGAATACGTCTGGCACAAAGACACAGATTTGGACCGCTTTGATGTGATGTTGATACCAGGTGGATTCACTTATGGTGATTACCTGAGACCTGGTTCTTTGGCTGGAGTATCTCCAGTGATTGCCTCTGTGAAAAAAGCTGCCAATTCAGGGAAATTGGTTCTGGGGATTTGCAATGGATTCCAAATCTTGATTGAAGCAGGCTTGCTTCCCGGTGCTTTACTTCCGAATCAGAGTTTGCAGTTCATCTGTGATGTAGTCCCCGTAAAAGTAACTCAGTCAGAATCACCCTTTACCTCTAGCTATCAACTAGGGGATATCCTGAGACTTCCAATCGCGCATGGTTCAGGAAATTATTATTGTGACGAAGCTACCCACAAGGAACTGAAGTCAAACGGTCAAATCGCATTCTCCTTTACCCCAGAAAACAATCCCAATGGTTCCGATGCTGGGATCACCGGTTTGCTTAATGAACAACGGAATGTCTTAGGAATGATGCCGCACCCGGAAAGAGCTGTGAAGCAGTGGCTTGGCAGTACTGATGGACTTGGACTCTTTCAATCCATGCTTGAACATCACAAAGCCTGACTCAATGCCTCAGGAACCCTCCCCTCAACAAATCTCAGAGCAAAAAATCTATCGTGAAATGGGATTAATCCCGGACGAGT from SAR324 cluster bacterium encodes:
- the purQ gene encoding phosphoribosylformylglycinamidine synthase subunit PurQ; this translates as MHCAVLVFPGSNCDVDLYKAILQIKGATAEYVWHKDTDLDRFDVMLIPGGFTYGDYLRPGSLAGVSPVIASVKKAANSGKLVLGICNGFQILIEAGLLPGALLPNQSLQFICDVVPVKVTQSESPFTSSYQLGDILRLPIAHGSGNYYCDEATHKELKSNGQIAFSFTPENNPNGSDAGITGLLNEQRNVLGMMPHPERAVKQWLGSTDGLGLFQSMLEHHKA
- the purS gene encoding phosphoribosylformylglycinamidine synthase subunit PurS, which codes for MLKGVITVMLQQNVLDVQGQAVQGALKHLGFESVEKVRIGRQIEMILPTEDREAASLQLREMAEKLLANPVIEYFQIDIKEA